CTCATTGAAAACTGAATGTGATAGCAAAAATGGTTTTATTGTTTCAAAGTGTCATACTGGTTTAAAGTAGTAACTTCTGTCATTTTTATGGGTTTAAACACACAACTTTTCTCTAACATAAACTCTCAAAGAGTCGGACAAAacaattaaattgaaaaaaGGACAAACAAAGCAACTGCAACACACTGAAGTTCCAAATTCAAACCAATGATGAAAAGGAACACACAAAAATTGAAATGTTACATAACTAAAGCTATTCTCAAAGGAAGGTGTAAGAGAGTCCAAGCCTTGAAAACACAAACTAAAAGAAGAGAGATTCAGCTGCTTTTCTTTTGTTCCTTACTTAGCGGCCAACACGGTTGTAACCGTTGCCTCTTGCCCTATAGTCACCACCTCCATCCCGGTTTCCTCgggaagaaccaaaccggcCTCTTGGTGCTTCTGTTGGGTATCCACCCCTTCCGCGTCCTCCCCTTCCTGGTCGAAAGAAATCACAATCACAGTGAGTTACATGAGGTTAACTTTCATTCTTATGAGTAATGTAAGAGAGAGACACTCAGAAAAGGTTATATACTACAAGAAATTGTTTGGACATAGATCACAGTTTCTACAGAAGACTTACTTGCTCCGCGAACACCAGCGGGATTAGGTCTTCGTCCCTCAATGTATACGTGTCTTCCACCCAAGTATATTGGAGAAGCCTATTTATTACACACAGGGAAACCGATAAGAACAAACCGAAATGCTAACAGAGGAAGACACTTAATCTGGTGAAGAATATCACGAAACCTTTATAGCATTCTCGACGGAAGTCATGTCCTCAAACTCAACAAAGGCATAGCAAACACCAACAACATCCTGCATGTTCGGTTGTGGAAGATTATTTAGCTTTAgtgcttcttcttcatattaCTTCCACAAAAagcaaaagcaagaaaattataCCTTGCGGGTTCTTAGGAAAACACCATCAGGTTTGATTGTACCAAAGTTCTTGAACTCTTCCTCGATTTCAGACGCAGATATGTCGGAAGGCAAATTCCTAACGTACACTGACTTCATCTCAACTGCAACAAAATAAAccaataaatgaattaatgcatttttccaaaatgagaaagaaaatcaaacagCAACACACCCTAACCTAATTAACTTCTATAACCATTTTATATGAggaagttcaaaacttttactGGTCCAGAGTATAAAACAACTTACAGTCCTCAAATCCGAAGCCATCTTCGGCCTCTGCTCCATAGTCGGTAACATATGGTTGCTGCGCAGGGGCAAGAGGCGCAGCCACCTGAGGGGAAGGAGTCATCAGTGGTTGATCCCACTCATTAATCTCTTGGGAGTTCCGGTTATGTGATGGTTGTGTAGAAACAACAGGCGCCGCAGCTGCTTCCTTTGCAACCCGTAACTGTGGATAAGAGAAATAATAACACATCTCCAGTTTATAAATCCAATTTTCTATAACCAAACTGAGACAATACCAAATATGAATGAACACCGCAAGATACATGCTTCCTAAGTCGATTAGATATGATGTTTAGTAACAACTACACGTGACCATAGAGGGTGTGTACTTACAATGGAAGCATAACTCATCTTGGATTTTTCACCAGCGGGTGGTTCCTCTGGAGGTGCAGCCCGAGATTCATGGACCACATCAACCACAACTTCCTCCCTAGGTGTTTCCTCAACCTCCTCAACTTCATCCTCGTAGTCTTCATGATGTTGGTCCTCTTGCAGACTGTACTTATCTACAGGATCATCTTTGATTTGGACAGCATCCACATAATCTCTCGCCTCTTGCTCCAGAACATAGTCAGGAACTGGAAATCCAAAACAGTGATGACACTTTGAATATACAACAATTAATAATTAGCTTTTGAATTGACTTGCGCAAACAAAACCTTGGGGTTCTTCAGGATGAGGGTTTGGAGGATTGAGCTGAGCCTCGTCCCGGTTGGTCTCGGACAAATAAGAAGGCTGATGATAGGAGACAATGAACTGAAAAATATCATTGAGAACAAAGTAACCCTTCTCCTGAGGAGCAAGAAAGAAAGTCTGCATGAAACTCCTCCTGTTGCTGAACTCCTTTGTCTTGACGGATCCTGAAACAGCCACGAGAACACCACCTTCCCAGGACTCAACTGAATTGATGGTCTTCACTTCGATGGCAGTGAAGTTCAGTGACATGACCATGTTGTGAATATTCTGCAATAATTAGAAACTCAATCCTAATTAACCAAAGCACAAAACTTTACTAATCGAACAAAGCACAAATCATAAAAAACAGATGCAAGAAACGATTGGAATCTATTATCACAAAAACTGAATCCTAATTAACTAAATTGGTAATGAAGAGAAATAAAGATTTATCATTATGACGATGATTACCAGCAAAGTATCAGCTGTTTCGCTGGAATCACCATCGACGCGGATGGCTTTGCTAGTGTCGGAGTAAAACTGGTGGATGAGATCTGGCTGCTGCTGCAACACTTGATAGTACTGTCCCACGAAGTACGAACCCACCTGCACACACAACACCGATTCAGATACTCAACACAAAAACCGATAAGAGGAAAAGAAACTCGCCTGCATCGCTCCAGGATAAGGAGTCGCCATTATTAACACCTCTAAAGCTCAACGAGCAAGATCccaaggaggaggaggagatcgGAACGCTCCAATACGAACAAGTTTCCAACTTAAGCGAAACGGATCTGAGAAGGATAGGAACGAAATGGAGAGTTTAGATctaacgaggaagaagaagacgaagactgACTAAAAGGGGGAGGGGGGTTTTGAGTGTACTGTTTAGATAGGGTTACGAGGAGGCGTTTCTCTTTTTGGTTTTGAGATATGGGACCTtatatttttctctctctttaatTTCTCCCCCGTATGTTTTGGATTCGTACTGATATATCCCTACTTCCATTACactgtttaaatattttagttttttttttttgacttatCGATACtttaatttctcaaaatctaaaaataaatataaatataacccATTTTGGAATAATATATGCCAAAAAACCTAAGCATAAGATAGAAGTTGGTTTTGCTTGAATATTTGAATgcaaaatcaatatatatatatatatatatatcacgtatttttttttggtgattgaGTATTGTTTAGCTAATTTAGAtgtttacttttgactatttgtatgcATTTTCAAATATTCtggataaatttaaaatatcatatttatttaggatatttttagatattagttataaatataattaacattactaagtatataaatctaatttggatacgtgaaatattttgatttatatcgggtttggtttgggttttcaGATACCAAAGTTTTGAAACTGTTCGGATATTCAACCAGTTTTAGTTTGAGTTATGtactatttttccaaatcgAATTCGGTTCTGTTTTTTGGATAAGGATCTTTCGCTAGTAATATAACTTTGGTTTAgaccttttaattttagtaaCACGCTACAAGATTAATAATAATTGTTTATAACGTTTAATTTTAAGTTAGAAATATGTTTTCGACTTCAAATAATAAGGCATTAGAATAAATGACAAATCTTctaagtagtttttttttagtttttgtctcTTAAAATCAccaaaatgaattttattaaaaatataaatgtttattattttaattaataatttattaaatatatatatatgtatatatatattaaaattgaaaatattttctttgaatGATTTATGTGAAAACTTcaaatttcgaaaatatataaattgacaATTTTTTCGTATAGTTTTAAGTACTCTCTATTAATATATCATTTCTCATGTTCGCTGATCGCTGATcgcttaacttttttttatcaaccgGACAATCGCTTActttatattctattttttttctttttcccttATGCTGCCAtgatcaaattattatttttttctttcatgttgGCCTCAACAAaggcagttttttttttgcatattacAATTTTTCAGTGTAGATTGAttattccttttttattatgtgaacaaaactatttttccttttattttctaaattttaacaATCTATCAGTCTTATGccataaacatatatttaaaatattttatcactTGTTCAAATTTAGCTTATACtttgataataatatatttatttattatatacatatattcatagaactaaaattagaaataatattctgaacaattttttggttatttattttatgtatttataaataaatatgaaaatttatatatattttaatatatatgcttTTGGTTTAAAGTTTTCTGGATCAGTGCACTGTTAGTAACATGCTGATGATACTTTTCTTTTGGGAGAATCtctgattttttattatatataatgtataaattattatatcatATTCCTTTGTATTATCTTTACGGTTGAAGTTTTTTGATGTTATGCTATGATATTCATCCTCAATTTccattatgaaaaaaaaaatttcataatcaAATTGTTGAAATAGTTTTAATGAAATCGtttcattttcaaaatgtaAATCTTTGATCTGTTTGTTTTATTACAccatatcattttatttatacacgCACCAAGAATAGGTAAGCAAAGAAAATAACTAAGACCGCGAAAACTAAACCTAGTACCCatagaaaattttgattttattccaCTCGCATATGTGTTTAACTATGAAGAGTTTTATGTACCAACAGAAAAGTTTGAGTGTATTCAAGTCGTGTGTGTTCAACTATGAAGAGTTCTATGTACGCATCGATCTCAAGATTAATGCcatgaaaatgataaaaaaaagaagaagataggaTAAGAAAGTTATCGcttatattttacttatgtttttcttatatattatttattttagttttttttcactttcatgtttagttattgtttaattatttattacgacaaacttaatgtttttattactaaaacaaatccagttcacaaatataaaaaaaatttaaaatttatatttttttcattaaatttaaattttatcaaaataatgCTTCTCTTTAAAGCGTGAATAAAAACTTGCTTATTTTTATCATTGGAGTCACAAAATTTTCCAATCAATAtggttttttcatttttttttaatataatacaatactaGCATTGAACATCTTCACCGTCTCATCATCGGCCACTTAAGCTAAATCTAATTCAAATCAACAAGTGAGCTTGGTTAACTGCTTCTTCGTTTATATAGTTTACACTattggtattccggcgctacgcgccgagttcatatattttattctgtaataaatttacaatttattttatggttttagtaatgaaaatattttcaagaaaatatgaaaatgaaaatattttgaaagataaTGATATACGTTTCCATCCATTTGATAGTGATTAGCTACCATAGTGTTATTCTGTTTTGAAATTGCTTAGGTCAAATAGGAAGAGCGTAAGTGGTTGTGACTGATTGATTCAgttaaagttgaataaatagATGATAGTCGTGACAAACTaaatttagttgaaatttaaacttaatgtgtAGTTGATGTTTGAAAAGGAATAATGTAAATGcatgtgtttgtttttgtgattatcttatttgaaaaagataataaattgtttaatcCTCTTAAAATAGTAACAATTCTTGCATATTTTGTCCATTTGAAAGATGTGGCAATTTGTTGGGAGCTTCATTGTGGCTGTATTGGTTAAATACTTTGTGGATCCCAAATCAAGCAAGTGAATTCTTAATCCATTGTGGCGGGGTGTATGTTAATTTTGTAGCCAAATGTTTGATATATGTTGATACTGTTGATATTTGTTGATATCCTAATTAGAAGTAAGTATTCAGATTTTGTGGGGATGAAATGGTGGTTAGTTTTGATGTTTACTTTAGAAGTATTTACTGGTTAGTTTTGATATTTACTTCAGAAgtatttatttaacatttaccaaaaaagtaTTTATTGGTTAGTTTTTACTTACGTAAGTTCATTTGGGGTGAATTATAATTATTTGAACtcctatttgtttttttgtttgaaactttGCTAACTCCTATTTGTTTGTAAGACAATTGTACTTGTTGTGATTTTTACGTGGTCtgattctattttattttctaaaaaaaaagaataggaaATAGAAAGTGTTTATTTAGGGATTGCATTTATTTGGTAttttgaaatagaaaataaaaaaaaattacaaataatcgaaataatatatataattatatatattcaatttattttttcattaaaaatattttattttcactgatgatttttattttattattttttaattgttttttaaatcatatactTGTTTAACCActaaaatgtgtgaaaatataagtatttcatcttattgttaatatttgttctgttttaattttgataataagtagaacacattttaatatttctttggACTTTGACAATGTCaaataaaattgattaataCTCAGAAAACCATAGTTTAGACCAAGTATTTACGCCGActttgttataatatttttctctttaaatGTCGGCCAGGTAATCTTGCTGATTTTCTTTATGGTTTTAATAACGCAAATTGATGGCGTTTAGGTAAAACTGTAAAAAGTACTCATGCAAGTTAACTTGAATAAATGTAAGATTCATATATCTTACTGAACAGACTAATCCTTGAGAAGCTTAGAGTCTCAATCTACAAAGGTCTGCGGTTTATAGCAACACTCGATGATACGTAAAGTGCAGGCTATCTACAAACAAATAGACTGTATGGTAAAGTGCAGGCTATCTACAAACAAATAGACTGTATGTAATAAAAGTCACAACCATGAGTGTTTTTAAGAAGTGTGAGTAATTAGAGTCATAAGTCCGTAATTGTTCTTGCAAATGCACACTTTTATGTTGTCAAACTACAGAGAAGGAAAACTAACAGAAAATGATTTATATGAGTCTAAGTGAAACAAAATTGTTGTTATAATAGAGTTGTACTAAAATCTAGAATCCTAAAGAAAtcaaccaaagaaaaaaaaaagagaaagcaaaCAATGTGAACATCAAGCTTTCAAAGGTTTTCCCAAAAAGAGAAAGTCACATGAGAGAGTTATCCGTCTCGTGAGACAAAGTGGAAGCAAAACTCATGAAAAATTCCAACTTAGTACCTGGTTCAACATGAGCGGTCAAATAATCAATTCCATTAGGTACATTAAGGTCgtcaaacacaaacagaaaaccGAAGTGATAAGTCAAGTTCTATCTCAGAGGAATAAGGCAATTTTTGCCATTGTTAATAATTGAAACAACAACTACAACattaatttttgaaacaaaaaggaAATAGATTTAAACGAAAACGGAAAAGATAATAAAGCAATAGCAAGTTGTTCTCTGGTCATTGCAGAACGTCCGGCACTGGAAGCATTAAAAGTAGATGGCTTCTATCCAACATTGCAAGTGTTACCATCTTTTTTATCTCTTCCTGGTACCACAACTTCAGGCAGCGCTACTTCAGGGACATTTGTACCTTCCTATTAATAAGGTAATGAACACACAGATTATATATTGTAAGTAGCAGAAAATTCAGCAAATTCATATTAAGAAAAAGGACAAACAGTTTCAACAAAGGATAGTTTGTTCATCTACTGCCGAGGTCATGTGCTTCAAGATGAAAAGAATCACCTCAGTGAGCCTGGAAGGAATTGTGTCCGTCCCATCAAGAAATGCTTGTGGTATTGCAGAAGTGCAAAACTCTAAGACCCTTGGGAGATTGCTTGAAAGCTCTAATATAACGCAACATTTCCTTTTCTGAAACTCTATTACCTGCATAAAGACAAAGCCAAAACAAAAACCGGTCAAAGATAAGTGTGTAGAGGAATACATATACTTGCACGAGCATTGCAGATCATGCAACAATCATTCAGAGAGAACTAATCAAAATGATCCAAGCTTAAACTCTAACCTGATACTTTCTTGCATATCTCGCACACCGAGAAGGAAAACTCAGTGATGGTCCAGCTCACGTGTTGAATAGCCGGTCAATAAAATGATCCAGGATTAAACTCTATAAATGTTGCATATCTCCCAATACCTTAGCAAACGAACCTCTTCATTGTTGGAGCAGAGCTTTCAGATCGGCAAGGAGGGTGAAAGAATTTGCCATTGTCGTAATCGATAAGCTGAACAAACTTTCTTTCTCGATGTCGATGAAGTTGTGCTGTTCATCGCAGAGTGAATAAGATATTTATACTTGTTGCTTAACTGTTACTTTGGAATGCAAAGAGTTGGACTGAAAGCTTCAGAGTGGGAAGAGTGGGTTAATCACGTCAAAGATCGGAGTAAAGTACATATTAATGGAAGATAGAGACGTTACAGTGATCTGAAAGGtgataaatttttaaagaataaatttttaaagaatttacgGCTGCTAAACTAAGAAGGTAGAAGGCCAGAAGAAGAGGAAACCTAATTTGTATGGGCTTAAGATTTATTTATAAAGCCCAAATGAAATTAAAATGCAACAAAATTGAAATACAATGTAAAAGTCCAACACGTAAATAACAGCGCAAACCGAATCAACTGATTTCTTCGTTTTTAAAGATGTCACGTGGCGTCAAAAGCCCCTATTTTCCTGCTGATGTGGAGGACTATGGAAAAACTAAAGCCAACTTTAATATTATAGATATCACATGTACATTCAAatgaaatattttcaaacatcaCAACTGTTTTTTACCAGAACATTTATTTAATGCAATTTAATGCATCAATCActatattattacaaatattttttttattaaaataattaaataaaaaattaatgtattttaatttgatttcaCTTGCTAGAAAAATGCACATGTTAATAAGAGAGATAAACCAAAAAGATCTTTGTACATGATGAATATTAGTTGAAACTTATTAGGATGATGATATTTACAAATTTCTATAAAGTTTGGTGATTTCGAGATctaataaatgtattttaaatgtaactgaaaatcatatattttcttCAGATTTATGTCTATGTAttgttatcatatatttttctaaattttcaaacAGTCACAGTAAAGTCAAATCCATAAATAAATCTGTATAGTTGAATAACCGTAGATGTCAATTAGTATTTAGGAATCACTTCATGAATAATAACATGTTATTAGAGATTGACCAGCAGACACCTGTGCGGATAttaaatttttacatttttataaattaatattttgattttgataattagtattatatattttatatgtttcatcatataatttattgtttgagtatttgaatatttttaagtttttatatttcataattGAACCCAAATAAAATCGGGTAACATTATTACTCTTGGTTATTTGGTTATATTAAGGTtatttttagtttggatttAAAGTACccgtttgaacaaaaaaaagaggattTAAAGTACCCGAATCGAATCGATTAATATGGTTACTTTTGGTACAGCTATCTGAACATGTTTCAGATATATTAGTTTTTGGATACATCAAAACCGAATCCATCCAGACTTGGGAGAAGTCGACTCGAAACCCacccaaaaatttataatatccgaATGAAGCCTaatttcaaacaaaacaaaaatgatacccaaaaaaaaaaccccgtACCTGAACGGATACCTGAATGTATATCCCTAATTGattttgtaaacaaataaaaaaaactttttgttaaccattttgcattcattcaGATATGTCGGATTACTATggttaatatgtaaataaatgatgttgaaatattataataaatataattaattaagtaGTTAAAAAGACTaagaaataaaatgtaaaatataggtATAATAAAACACTTCAAAATATGTAAGCTATGTTTTGTATTTATGTAATAAATGATGTCGCATTATCTAGAAAAGATAATAAATGAAatgattataattaattaaaaatggaATGAAAATCAGTAAAGGTCACTTAAGAATAgacaaaaaattgttttgtaatTCGGTTTTAATAGAACTAGATtctttttccgcgctacgcgcggatagtatcttataaattttaaattttatttaaaaaaaaatatttaaagtttaatttacattattttataccaaaaatcacaaatatggCTAAGAATTGGTTgattttattttgactttttgacaatattaaattgattgattta
This genomic stretch from Brassica napus cultivar Da-Ae chromosome C9, Da-Ae, whole genome shotgun sequence harbors:
- the LOC106418150 gene encoding nuclear transport factor 2 produces the protein MATPYPGAMQVGSYFVGQYYQVLQQQPDLIHQFYSDTSKAIRVDGDSSETADTLLNIHNMVMSLNFTAIEVKTINSVESWEGGVLVAVSGSVKTKEFSNRRSFMQTFFLAPQEKGYFVLNDIFQFIVSYHQPSYLSETNRDEAQLNPPNPHPEEPQVPDYVLEQEARDYVDAVQIKDDPVDKYSLQEDQHHEDYEDEVEEVEETPREEVVVDVVHESRAAPPEEPPAGEKSKMSYASILRVAKEAAAAPVVSTQPSHNRNSQEINEWDQPLMTPSPQVAAPLAPAQQPYVTDYGAEAEDGFGFEDFEMKSVYVRNLPSDISASEIEEEFKNFGTIKPDGVFLRTRKDVVGVCYAFVEFEDMTSVENAIKASPIYLGGRHVYIEGRRPNPAGVRGARRGGRGRGGYPTEAPRGRFGSSRGNRDGGGDYRARGNGYNRVGR